gaactttttgtcagcAAATTGTGTGCCGTTGTTCGAGATGACGACCTCTGGTATCCCGAACCGtgttatcacctgcctccacatgaattttCTGCAATTGGCTGAGAATATGCTAGCCAATggttcggcttctatccatttaGTATAGTAATCAATTGCCACTATGAGATATTTGACCTGCCCAGGGCCGACAGGGAAAGGCCCTAAGAGGTCGATTCCCCACTGAGCGAATGGCCGGGAAGTCGTCAGCAAGCTCAACTCGTTTGCCGGTGCCTtggcaaagttggcgttctgtTGGCACTTTATGCACTTTTTGACAAACTCTTTGGAATCCGCCATCATCGACGGCCAGTAGTACCCAGCTCGGATCAACTTCCTTGCTAGGGCTTTTCCTCCGATGTGGTGCCCACAGCAGCCCTCGTGGACTTCCCTAAGGACGTAGTCCGTTTGGTCGGGGTGTAGGCACTTCAGTAGGGGCTGGCTGAGCCCTTTTCTGAATAGCTGTCCTTGGATGACGGCGTATTTGGCCGCTTCCCTCCTTAATTTCACCGCATCCTTTTCGTCACCAGGGACTTGGCCGTGTTCTAAGTAGTtggtgatggggtctagccatgaAGAACTTAGGGTTGTTATGTGTAGTGCAATTGCAGGTTCCCTTGTcatgccttggatgagagaccggTTTCCCTCCCCTGGCTtagtgctggctaattttgataggaggtctgctcgtgtgttcctttctctgggtacatgctggaccgtgacctcgtcaaacttttggctcaagcttttgaccttttccaagtacttctgcAACAAGGGGTCCTTGGCTTGATAGCTGCCGTTTACTTGGGAAGTGATGACTTGGGAATCGCTGCATACTTCCAGCCTTTTTGCACCGACCTCTGTTGCTAGGGGCAAGCCTCCtatgagggcttcgtattctgcttggttgttcgagatgGAAAACTCGAATCTGACCGACTGCTCGTATACGACCCCGTTTGGACTTTCTAGGATGATCCCGGCTCCTCCGAaggtctggttggaggctccgtccacatggagcttccaccgtgtaccCATGTCTTCGCCTGGGTCTCCTGTTACTTCAACCAAAAAATCTGCCATGGCCTGTgccttgatggcttgccggggCTCGTACCGTATGTCATATTGAGAGAGCtcgatggaccaagtcatcattcttcccgccaGGTCGGGTTTTTGGAGAACTTGTCGGATCCCTTGGTCCGTTCTGACGACCACCTGGTGACTCTGGAAATACTGTTTTAACCTTCTCGAGGAAGTTAGGAGTgctaaggctagcttttccaacttgctaTATCTTAACTCTGCTCCTTGTAGGGCCCTGCTTATGAAGTAGACTGGTTGCTGGGTCCTCCCGTCCTCCCGCACTAGTACTGCGGCCAGGGCTTCGCTTGTTATAGCGAGGTACAGGTACAGTGGTTCCCCGTCCCTTGGCTTCCCGAGAACGGGAGGTGCCGCtaggatttccttgaagtgttGAAAGGCTTCTTCGCACGCGGGTGTCCATTCAAATGCCATCCTTTTCTTCATGAGGTTGAAGAATGGTAGGGCCTTTGTCGCCGAGGCCCCGAGAAACCGGGAAAGTGATGTTAATCGCCCTGCCAACCTCTGGACGTCCTTGACACAGCCCGGGCTCTTCATCTGAAGTATTGCctggcatttctccgggttggcttctacccctctctgagttatcatgaatcccaggaacttgccggcttccatggcgaaggcgcacttgaggGGGTTCAGCCTCATACCATGTTGACGGAGGGACGCAAACACACTTGCCAGGTCGTTTAGGAGGTCGTCAGGTCGTGTTGTTTTTGCcaggatgtcgtccacgtaaACTTCGACCATTTTCCCTATGAGGTCGTGGAATAtcctgttcatcagcctttgatatgtcgcccctgcatttttcaagccaaacggcattaccttgtagcaaaaagttcctcctggcgttatgaacgccgttttgtcttcgtctggtcggtgcatcggtatctgattgtaaccggagtaggcgtccatgaaactcAGATATCGGTACCCTGCCGCGGCGTCGACGAGTGCATCTATGTTGGGGAGGGGGAAGcaatctttggggcatgctttgttaaggtcagagtagtccacgcacattctccatctGCCATTGTGTTTTTTCACCAATACCACATTTGAGAGCCACGTTGAGTAGTCCACTTCTCGTATGaagcctgcttctaggaggccgGCCGTTTGCTTGGCTACCTCCTCTGCTCTTTCCGCCGACATCTTTCTCCTTCGTTGAGCCACTGGGCGTGCTTCCGGCTTGACGGCTAGGTGATGGGAGATGATTTGTggatctatgcccggcatgtcggctggcGTCCATGCGAACAGGTCTTTGTTGGTCCTTATCATTTCAATCAAAGGCTCCTTCAACTCATGTGGGAGGTTCTTGTTGACGAATGTGAACTTTTCCCCTTCGTTACCGATGCTAAATTTCTCCAGGTCCCCTTCTGGTTCCGGCCTCGGCTTGTCCTCTACTCTGGCATCGAGGTCGGCTAGGAATACGCCGGATGCTTCCTTGGACTTCTTTCTGAGGGaaaggctggcgttgtcacaaGCGACCGCCGTCTCGAGGTCTCCTCTTATGGTCCCTATGGATCCATCATCGGTGACAAACTTCATAACTAGTAGCTTGGTGTTGATTATGGCTTCAAAATCATTGATTGtttttcttcccaagatgatgttgtaggctGTGGAGTCTCGGAGGATTACGAACTCGGCCATCGCCGACCTCCGGCCTTGCGCCTGTCCCACCGAGATTGGTAGGGAAATGACTCCGTCtggtttgatgaagtggtcgcctaACCCGATGACCCCGTGCTGGTGTGTCGTCAGGTCGGCATCCTTCAGCCCTAGTGCGTCGAAcacgttgcggaacatgatgtttgaatcAGCTCCTGTCTCGACAAGGATccgtttgacgaggccggttcccactctggccgtTATGACCATGGGAGGGTTTTCCGGGGCGTCGCTGAACCATTGGTCTTCTGGGCCAAAAGAAATGGACGGAGGTTTCTTGGTACTCTGCACGGGTGGAGATGAGATCGCCAAAACCTTGGCGTCCTTTTTGTGTGCCGACCGGGATTTTGGTGCGGCGTTCTTTGCCGTTACCACGTTTATCACGGTGAGGCCATGGTCCCCGCCTTCAGGTTCCTGCCGCCGCCTGGTCGAGCGCGCCTTGGCTTCCTCATCTTGATCGCGATAACGCCTTCTCGGCTCCCTGATGAGATGGGAGAacgcggctagctttccttcccttatcGCCTGTTCTAGTGCATCCTTCAGGTCGAAACAGTCCTGTGTTTGATGGCCATACCCCTTGTGGTAATCACAGTAAAGGTTCTTGTTTCCTCCTGTTCGGTCCTTAAGTGCTCGGGGCTTCGGGAGGATTCCCTTCTCCGCTATCTGTTGGTAGACCTCCACGATGGGGAGAGTGAGTGGGGTGTAATTGTTGAATTTCCCGACCCTGGGGAATGGTCGAGGTGCCCTGTTTGACGCCTCTTCCCTAGCTTTTTCCTTTGCTCTCTCTCCGTCGACGGGCTGCCGTGCTTGGCTGTAACCGGACTGCCGTTTGttggcagccacgactcggctgacttcctcgtcgTTTATATACTCCTTGGCCACTGTTTGGATTTCATGCATCGTCCAAACTGGTTTCGTGGTGAGGTGTTTCCGGAAGTTCTCGTTGAGGAGGCCATTCGTTAGGCAAAGACTGGCCACCGAGTCGGTTAAGCCGTCAatttccaagcattcgtcgttgaaccgatcCAAGTACTTCCTCGTCGATTCTCCTTGTCTCTGGGTTATCCCCAGAAGGTTGATGGGGTGCTTAGCCTTTGCTATTCGCGTTGTGAATTGAGCCAGGAAAGCGCGGCTGATGTCTGAGAAATTGTAGATAGAACCTTGggggaggccgttaaaccattTGATCGCTGGTCCTGCTAAGGTCACCGGGAAGGCGCGGCATCTCACTTCGTCGCCTACCCCCTCTAGATTCATCCTGGCCTCGAAGGCCGTCAGGTGTTCTAGAGGGTCTTGAGTtccgtcgtacctcatgtccgttggcttgtcgaagtgtttcggcaGCCGGACCTCGAGGATAGATCGGTGGAACGGGGTGGCGCCCATTATCACAGGTTGTCGTGTTCTTCCGTCTTCGCGGCCTCTTGTCGCTCGATGGGTCGGTCTGCCTCGGGAGTAGATGATCGTGTCATTTCGTCTCCTCATTATGGGTGACTCCTCCCGCGAACTCTCTGCTTCCGTCCGCGGGCGGCTTCGGTAAGAGTCTTCCTCCTCGCTTCCGGGAGACGGGGTATAGCTCGGATCGGTAGAGCGTCCGTCCCGCTCCCGGTCGGCAAGCTGCCGCTCCAGGTTCTGGACTCGGTGGCGCAGCtcttgcattattatggcgctatCGCCGCCCGTTCCTCCGAATGGTCGTGTCCCCGTGCGTCGATGGGGGGACCTTCGCCGCCCCCCTTGCGAGGCGACGGAGGCTGCCCCCTCCGCTCCGGCAGCCCGGCCTTGGTCGCCAAGACCCAGTACAGCTTCCATTTAGacgtccccacagacggcgccaatgttcg
Above is a genomic segment from Arachis stenosperma cultivar V10309 chromosome 1, arast.V10309.gnm1.PFL2, whole genome shotgun sequence containing:
- the LOC130932613 gene encoding uncharacterized protein LOC130932613, producing the protein MEAVLGLGDQGRAAGAEGAASVASQGGRRRSPHRRTGTRPFGGTGGDSAIIMQELRHRVQNLERQLADRERDGRSTDPSYTPSPGSEEEDSYRSRPRTEAESSREESPIMRRRNDTIIYSRGRPTHRATRGREDGRTRQPVIMGATPFHRSILEVRLPKHFDKPTDMRYDGTQDPLEHLTAFEARMNLEGVGDEVRCRAFPVTLAGPAIKWFNGLPQGSIYNFSDISRAFLAQFTTRIAKAKHPINLLGITQRQGESTRKYLDRFNDECLEIDGLTDSVASLCLTNGLLNENFRKHLTTKPVWTMHEIQTVAKEYINDEEVSRVVAANKRQSGYSQARQPVDGERAKEKAREEASNRAPRPFPRVGKFNNYTPLTLPIVEVYQQIAEKGILPKPRALKDRTGGNKNLYCDYHKGYGHQTQDCFDLKDALEQAIREGKLAAFSHLIREPRRRYRDQDEEAKARSTRRRQEPEGGDHGLTVINVVTAKNAAPKSRSAHKKDAKVLAISSPPVQSTKKPPSISFGPEDQWFSDAPENPPMVITARVGTGLVKRILVETGADSNIMFRNVFDALGLKDADLTTHQHGVIGLGDHFIKPDGVISLPISVGQAQGRRSAMAEFVILRDSTAYNIILGRKTINDFEAIINTKLLVMKFVTDDGSIGTIRGDLETAVACDNASLSLRKKSKEASGVFLADLDARVEDKPRPEPEGDLEKFSIGNEGEKFTFVNKNLPHELKEPLIEMIRTNKDLFAWTPADMPGIDPQIISHHLAVKPEARPVAQRRRKMSAERAEEVAKQTAGLLEAGFIREVDYSTWLSNVMHSSTPRQGTDI